One genomic region from Curtobacterium sp. 9128 encodes:
- a CDS encoding LuxR C-terminal-related transcriptional regulator: MSFTTQTNPVRGLLDRRPSSTLDRRRLIDHIEDFRASGGRLMTVWAPAGAGKTALLTQWESILAARDVPHHVVGPCRDELETLIDELTVRHRSAAAGERRTLPAERWVLVDDLQQSDPTGTAFVRLLGVVPDGTRVLIVGRYEPSEFSAVVEAAGGRTTLRTAELRFTAAETHELAAAFGIPLIVADAERLTERTAGWAAGIALAMPYLSSEPDPSAAIVQFDGDQHSVADYLVVRVLDGLDDHDRSVLMRAAVTEHVPLDLAVTLTRQRDAGAVLERLSIRNTLVDRDRAFDGFRFHPLLVSYMCAESRRRDEIGAIQAHATAAAWYEAAGDHESAMAQALRSRDRGVVRTQLEHSGLVLLMQGRSASVAAALRFVEPVTSSLPVAVVRLAMDLPDFRDRIGAAERLAEVHRLMAVSSEADIALWTPYVHAIAGFMVLEKAEAERTLVTLSAYLRVSSVGSLDIALGIRSAIAWCLVVAGRYGEAEPLLRSVQAAALRAGYAWVYLMATDGIASLAARRGDWRAATVQEGRMAALPFDATPPYNRATARAVLINAAYAYERCEPVSFTAARLVEAADPTGDELGQLFQARTLLLIAALDSEHAPRESLSRLLQLARTEGGDHPRAVAAAAPRIHFWSNLLNGASAAAEARRVIVSILGVQSLEAQTLRVLATNRADYGAVRALADEVDGDHLAWTGSSLVAAHLALAAHAHDGGSAAEAADRVRRALDLSEEFGYAREFLACRGLGARLVLATRGSFGALEPYAAHVLDRCAAERVDLGADSDEPAAPLTPKERALLEELPAHQTLGEIAAKHHLSVNTVKTHLRSIYAKLGVTGRTEAVHAGRKHGLL; this comes from the coding sequence ATGTCATTCACCACGCAAACGAACCCGGTCCGGGGACTCCTGGATCGACGACCATCGTCGACGCTCGACCGACGTCGTCTCATCGACCACATCGAGGACTTCCGCGCGTCGGGCGGCCGCCTCATGACCGTCTGGGCACCGGCGGGTGCCGGGAAGACCGCCCTCCTCACCCAGTGGGAGTCGATCCTCGCCGCGCGCGACGTCCCGCACCACGTGGTGGGACCGTGCCGCGACGAGCTCGAGACGCTCATCGACGAGCTGACCGTCCGGCACCGGTCCGCGGCCGCGGGTGAGCGCCGCACGCTGCCGGCCGAACGGTGGGTCCTCGTCGACGACCTGCAGCAGTCGGACCCCACCGGCACCGCGTTCGTGCGACTGCTCGGCGTCGTGCCGGACGGGACCCGGGTCCTCATCGTCGGCCGGTACGAGCCGAGCGAGTTCAGCGCGGTCGTCGAGGCCGCCGGAGGTCGCACCACGCTCCGGACCGCGGAGCTGCGGTTCACGGCCGCCGAGACCCACGAGCTGGCCGCCGCGTTCGGGATTCCACTGATCGTCGCCGATGCGGAGCGGCTCACCGAACGGACCGCCGGGTGGGCTGCGGGGATCGCGCTCGCCATGCCGTACCTGTCGAGCGAGCCGGACCCCTCGGCCGCCATCGTGCAGTTCGACGGCGACCAGCACTCCGTCGCCGACTACCTCGTCGTCCGCGTGCTCGACGGGCTCGACGACCATGACCGGTCCGTGCTCATGCGCGCGGCGGTGACCGAGCACGTGCCGCTCGACCTCGCCGTCACGCTCACCAGGCAGCGCGACGCCGGGGCGGTCCTCGAACGCCTCAGCATCCGGAACACCCTGGTCGACCGGGACCGGGCGTTCGACGGGTTCCGGTTCCACCCGCTCCTCGTCAGCTACATGTGCGCAGAGTCCCGGCGACGTGACGAGATCGGCGCAATCCAGGCCCACGCGACCGCGGCGGCCTGGTACGAGGCAGCCGGCGACCACGAGTCCGCGATGGCGCAGGCACTCCGCTCCCGGGATCGCGGCGTGGTGCGGACCCAGCTGGAGCACTCCGGGCTGGTCCTGCTCATGCAGGGGCGCAGCGCGAGCGTCGCCGCTGCACTCCGCTTCGTGGAACCGGTCACCTCGTCGCTGCCGGTCGCCGTCGTCCGGCTCGCGATGGACCTGCCGGACTTCCGTGACCGGATCGGCGCAGCCGAACGACTCGCTGAGGTGCATCGCCTGATGGCCGTTTCGAGCGAGGCGGACATCGCGCTCTGGACGCCCTACGTGCACGCGATAGCCGGGTTCATGGTGCTCGAGAAAGCCGAGGCGGAACGGACGCTCGTGACACTGAGCGCCTACCTGCGTGTCTCGTCGGTCGGGTCGTTGGACATCGCGCTCGGCATCCGATCCGCGATCGCGTGGTGCCTGGTCGTCGCCGGCCGGTACGGCGAAGCCGAGCCGCTCCTGCGGTCGGTCCAGGCCGCTGCCCTCCGTGCCGGGTACGCCTGGGTCTACCTGATGGCCACCGACGGCATCGCGTCACTCGCCGCCCGACGCGGGGACTGGCGGGCGGCGACGGTGCAGGAGGGGCGGATGGCGGCGCTGCCGTTCGACGCGACTCCCCCGTACAACCGGGCGACGGCAAGAGCCGTGCTCATCAACGCGGCGTACGCCTACGAGCGGTGCGAGCCGGTGTCGTTCACAGCTGCCAGGCTCGTCGAGGCGGCGGACCCGACCGGGGACGAACTGGGACAGCTGTTCCAGGCCAGGACGCTCCTGCTGATCGCGGCACTCGACAGCGAACACGCTCCGCGCGAGTCACTCTCGCGACTACTGCAGCTCGCACGGACCGAGGGCGGCGACCACCCGCGGGCGGTCGCCGCCGCGGCGCCACGCATCCACTTCTGGTCGAACCTGTTGAACGGGGCGTCGGCCGCTGCGGAGGCACGCCGTGTCATCGTGTCGATCCTCGGCGTGCAGTCGCTCGAGGCGCAGACGCTCCGGGTGCTCGCGACGAACCGAGCGGACTACGGGGCGGTCCGGGCACTCGCGGACGAAGTGGACGGTGACCACCTGGCGTGGACCGGCTCTAGCCTCGTCGCCGCACACCTCGCGCTCGCCGCGCACGCCCACGACGGCGGCAGTGCTGCAGAGGCTGCCGACCGGGTCCGCCGTGCGCTCGACCTCAGCGAGGAGTTCGGGTACGCGCGGGAGTTCCTGGCCTGCCGAGGCCTCGGGGCGCGACTCGTCCTCGCGACGCGCGGATCCTTCGGCGCGCTCGAGCCGTACGCCGCGCACGTGCTCGACCGATGCGCCGCCGAGCGGGTCGACCTCGGAGCCGACTCGGACGAACCGGCCGCGCCGCTCACGCCGAAGGAACGGGCCCTGCTCGAGGAGTTGCCGGCACACCAGACGCTCGGCGAGATCGCTGCGAAGCACCACCTCAGCGTCAACACCGTGAAGACCCACCTGCGGAGCATCTACGCGAAGCTCGGGGTGACCGGACGGACCGAGGCGGTGCACGCCGGGCGCAAGCACGGCCTCCTGTGA
- a CDS encoding DUF6510 family protein, which yields MTIFDGNSLAGDLADVLGPDPTTARLRCAGCGFSDALGVARVHRSAMGSVARCSGCGTALVTVVIVGSRRLVGLPGVRAVTL from the coding sequence ATGACGATCTTCGACGGCAACTCCCTCGCCGGTGACCTGGCGGACGTCCTCGGGCCCGACCCGACGACCGCCAGGCTCCGGTGTGCAGGGTGCGGTTTCTCCGACGCGCTCGGTGTGGCGAGAGTGCACCGGAGTGCGATGGGCTCCGTCGCGCGGTGCAGCGGATGCGGCACCGCGCTGGTGACGGTCGTCATCGTCGGTTCCCGACGACTGGTCGGGCTTCCGGGGGTCCGAGCGGTGACGCTCTGA